In Cherax quadricarinatus isolate ZL_2023a chromosome 19, ASM3850222v1, whole genome shotgun sequence, the following are encoded in one genomic region:
- the LOC128688392 gene encoding sugar transporter SWEET1 has translation MALEDYKDMIAIVATTVTIIQFLSGIDICRKIIKQGSTGNISGFPFVGGVFSTTTWLTYSILLMDVSMSVTNAVGLLLQVCYVYIYVRYCVSLTSWIATRRQMLLFFTIICIIQSYVFFSGEAPELMKVRVGMMCCLGSIIFCASPLISLKDVFQTQSTEMLPFPLIFATFLVTGLWWLYGIVIQNSFVQYPNMICCAIAGFQLLLFIVYPNKKKGELMGEARVM, from the exons ATGGCATTAGAAGACTACAAAGATATGATAGCAATAGTTGCAACTACTGTTACAATTATCCAGTTTTTAAGTGGGATTGACATCTGTCGCAAGATCATCAAGCAAGGGTCGACAGGAAATATTTCAGGATTTCCCTTTGTTGGAGGAGTATTTTCCACAAC CACATGGCTTACATACAGTATACTGTTGATGGATGTATCGATGAGTGTGACTAATGCAGTGGGCCTTCTCTTACAG GTGTGTTATGTGTACATCTACGTGAGGTACTGTGTTTCTCTGACGTCATGGATTGCTACAAGGAGACAAATGTTACTCTTTTTTACAATTATCTGCATTATCCAGTCCTATGTATTCTTCTCAG GTGAAGCTCCTGAGTTGATGAAGGTGCGTGTGGGCATGATGTGCTGCCTCGGGAGTATCATCTTCTGTGCGTCTCCTCTGATATCACTGAAGGACGTGTTCCAAACTCAAAGCACAGAGATGCTACCATTTCCCCTTATCTTTGCAACTTTCTTGGTGACTGGACTTTGGTGGCTGTATGGAATTGTTATTCAAAATAGCTTTGTCCAATATCCAAATATGATTTGCTGCGCTATTGCAGGTTTTCAGCTTCTCCTCTTCATTGTTTATCCAAACAAGAAAAAAG